Proteins encoded together in one Carya illinoinensis cultivar Pawnee chromosome 3, C.illinoinensisPawnee_v1, whole genome shotgun sequence window:
- the LOC122302284 gene encoding beta-catenin-like protein 1 isoform X2 — MEVANASRPSSKRQRTDENDVLLPPPGSSNGVSSNLDLSLLEALEKSQHAVEVLDLRTVKRLVLSFERRLKENIEARLKYPNQPDRFADSELELHEELHKLKILAGGPELYPDLVNLNAIPSILNLLAHDNTDIAIDVVQLLQDLTDPDNDDDDENNEEHARILVDALVENNVLELLVQNLHRLSDTGEAADPDEMAAVYSTLATIENLIEVKPPVAELVCERTKLLKWLLGRIKVREFDSNKQYASEILAILLQSSTANQKRVGQMNGVDVVLQAVAMYKSKDPKTSDEEEMLENLFDCLCCLLMPLENKERFVKAEGVELMIIIMKQKKSAYGSAIRALDFAMTKYPPACERFVDVLGLKTAFAAFMGKIPMSKKNKKERYQEELEERIVSLIASLFGGILRGSRRERLLSKFVESECEKIDRLMELYMRYSDRVRTETDRLDSLELDDLEMNEEEKYNRRLESGLYTLQLIAVILGHLWCSEHPQMRARIELLLKQQKLARKDVKDILQVLCVLAFT, encoded by the exons ATGGAAGTTGCTAACGCTTCGAGGCCGTCCTCCAAACGCCAACGAACCGACGAAAACGACGTCTTATTACCTCCTCCGGGTTCCTCCAATGGCGTCAGCAGCAACCTGGACCTCTCTCTCCTCGAGGCACTGGAGAAATCTCAACACGCAGTCGAAGTGCTCGACCTAAGGACCGTGAAGCGACTGGTTCTCTCCTTCGAGCGCCGCCTCAAGGAAAACATCGAGGCCCGCCTCAAGTACCCCAACCAGCCCGATCGCTTCGCCGACTCCGAGCTCGAACTCCACGAGGAGCTCCACAAGCTCAAGATCCTCGCCGGTGGCCCCGAGCTCTACCCAGACCTCGTCAATCTCAACGCCATTCCCTCCATTCTCAACCTCCTTGCCCACGACAACACCGATATCGCCATCGACGTCGTCCAATTGCTCCAGGACTTGACCGATCCCGACAACGATGACGACGACGAGAACAACGAAGAGCACGCGCGGATCCTCGTCGACGCGCTCGTTGAGAACAACGTGCTCGAGCTTCTCGTCCAGAATCTGCACAGGTTGTCCGATACTGGCGAAGCCGCGGATCCCGACGAGATGGCCGCCGTCTACAGCACTCTCGCCACCATAGAGAACCTGATTGAGGTGAAACCACCGGTGGCGGAGTTGGTCTGCGAGAGGACGAAGCTGCTCAAGTGGCTGCTGGGGAGGATCAAGGTAAGGGAGTTCGATTCCAACAAGCAGTACGCCTCGGAAATATTGGCGATTCTGTTGCAGAGCAGCACGGCCAACCAGAAGAGAGTGGGGCAGATGAACGGTGTGGATGTGGTGCTTCAGGCGGTAGCTATGTACAAGTCCAAGGACCCCAAAACTTCTGACGAGGAGGAGATGCTAGAAAACTTGTTCGATTGTTTGTGTTGTTTGCTGATGCCGTTGGAAAACAAGGAGAGGTTTGTTAAGGCTGAAGGTGTGGAATTGATGATTATCATTATGAAGCAGAAGAAGTCGGCTTATGGGTCGGCCATAAGGGCACTCGATTTTGCAATGACCAAGTACCCGCCTGCCTGTGAACGTTTTGTGGATGTTCTGGGCTTGAAGACTGCGTTTGCTGCTTTTATGGGTAAG ataccCATGAGtaagaagaacaagaaagagCGATACCAAGAAGAGTTAGAAGAGCGCATTGTGTCACTGATTGCATCATTATTTG GTGGAATCTTGAGGGGTTCTAGAAGGGAAAGATTGTTAAGTAAGTTTGTGGAAAGTGAGTGTGAAAAAATAGACCGGCTTATGGAACTCTATATGAG ATATTCTGATAGAGTCAGAACAGAGACTGACCGGCTGGACAGTCTTGAACTTGATGATTTAGAG ATGAATGAAGAAGAGAAGTACAATCGAAGGCTAGAATCTGGACTTTATACCCTTCAG TTAATTGCCGTAATCCTGGGTCATCTTTGGTGCTCTGA GCACCCTCAAATGAGAGCCAGAATTGAATTACTACTAAAGCAGCAAAAGCTTGCTCGGAAGGACGTCAAGGATATACTTCAG GTCCTCTGTGTTTTAGCATTCACCTGA
- the LOC122302283 gene encoding cold-responsive protein kinase 1-like, which translates to MHLVLIITATWYWWCLRVGVVADPEINLLNKGCSSYNVSNVSGFNTNLNATFSELRAQLNNGSNKYFATAQQVRGSSPAYAMVQCRNYLSTADCIACFTAAESQIRNCSAANGARVIYDGCFLRYESASFYDQTTTPGSEGICDNQTASQATYFTTAVEALLLDLQVATPKINGFFAASKKEVAVVGGTVYGVAQCVETASETTCLDCLKLAYTNAQICLPGKNARAVDAGCFLRYSDSAFFAENQTTNISPFLGNGSSSKKKVIIGGVVGGVGALLIIALLVWFSLSRRPKAAFRGDILGATELRGPMNYKFKDLKSATKNFSEKNKLGEGGFGDVYKGTLKNGKIVAVKKLDIGKSSRAKADFESEVKLISNVHHRNLIRLLGCCSKGPEQLLVYEYMANSSLDKFLFGERRGSLNWKQRHDIILGTARGLAYLHEEFHVCIIHRDIKTSNILLDDDFQPKIADFGLARLLPEDQSHLSTRFAGTLGYTAPEYAIHGQLSEKVDTYSFGVVVLEIICGRKSSEIKKENDGEYLLSRAWNLHENGKHLDLVDDSLDPNDYTAEEVKKIIEIALMCTQSSAAQRPSMSEIVVLLKSKGSMEHPPPAMPAYVDSDKKIRGDTSTSTASSTTNATASFSQFSGR; encoded by the exons ATGCACTTGGTATTGATAATTACCGCAACATGGTACTGGTGGTGTTTGAGAGTGGGCGTCGTTGCAGACCCGGAGATCAATCTGTTGAACAAGGGCTGCAGCTCCTACAACGTGTCCAACGTCTCGGGTTTCAATACTAACCTGAACGCGACGTTCTCGGAGCTAAGAGCACAGTTGAACAACGGCAGCAACAAATACTTCGCGACTGCACAACAAGTGAGAGGCTCGAGCCCGGCCTACGCCATGGTGCAGTGCAGGAACTACCTCTCCACTGCAGACTGCATTGCTTGTTTCACCGCAGCCGAGTCTCAAATCCGCAACTGCTCTGCTGCCAACGGTGCTCGTGTCATCTACGACGGTTGCTTCCTCAG GTACGAGAGCGCCAGCTTCTATGACCAGACCACAACGCCTGGTAGCGAAGGGATTTGTGACAATCAGACGGCATCCCAAGCCACCTATTTTACTACAGCTGTGGAAGCATTGTTATTGGATCTCCAAGTTGCAACTCCCAAGATAAATGGTTTCTTTGCTGCGAGTAAGAAGGAAGTGGCGGTTGTTGGTGGTACTGTGTATGGTGTGGCACAGTGTGTGGAAACAGCTAGTGAGACAACTTGCCTGGATTGCTTGAAACTTGCTTACACCAATGCACAGATATGTCTTCCTGGTAAAAATGCTAGGGCAGTTGATGCTGGGTGTTTCCTTAGGTACTCGGACTCCGCCTTCTTTGCTGAGAACCAAACAACTAACATCAGTCCTTTCCTTGGAAATG GAAGTTCGAGTAAGAAGAAAGTCATTATTGGAGGAGTAGTTGGAGGTGTAGGTGCTCTTCTCATTATAGCTTTGTTAGTCTGGTTTTCACTGTCAAGAAGGCCCAAGGCAGCTTTTAGAG GTGACATATTAGGAGCAACTGAACTGCGAGGTCCGATGAATTACAAGTTCAAGGACTTGAAATCGGCAACAAAGAATTTTAGTGAAAAAAACAAACTTGGAGAAGGAGGATTTGGTGACGTATACAAG GGAACTCTGAAAAATGGGAAGATAGTTGCTGTCAAGAAACTAGATATAGGGAAATCCTCGAGGGCAAAGGCAGATTTCGAGAGTGAAGTGAAGCTTATAAGTAATGTTCATCATCGAAATCTGATCCGTCTTCTTGGGTGTTGTAGCAAAGGACCAGAACAACTTCTTGTCTATGAATACATGGCAAACAGTAGTCTGGATAAGTTCTTATTTG GGGAAAGACGAGGATCTCTCAATTGGAAACAGAGACATGATATAATCCTGGGCACAGCCAGGGGTCTTGCTTATCTACACGAGGAATTTCACGTATGTATCATACATAGAGATATAAAAACCAGCAACATTCTTCTGGATGATGATTTCCAGCCCAAGATTGCAGACTTTGGGTTAGCAAGACTTCTACCAGAGGATCAAAGTCATCTCAGCACCAGATTTGCAGGGACGTT AGGATATACGGCCCCCGAGTATGCAATCCATGGTCAGCTATCAGAAAAGGTAGATACCTACAGCTTTGGCGTCGTCGTCCTTGAAATTATATGCGGCCGAAAAAGCAgcgaaataaagaaagaaaatgatggggAATACCTCCTTTCACGG GCATGGAATCTGCACGAGAATGGCAAGCATTTGGACTTGGTTGACGATTCCTTAGACCCAAACGATTATACAGCAGaagaagtgaaaaaaataatagagatagCCCTGATGTGCACTCAGTCATCGGCTGCACAGAGGCCCTCAAtgtctgaaatagttgttttacTGAAAAGCAAGGGGTCAATGGAGCACCCGCCACCAGCTATGCCTGCCTACGTTGATTCTGATAAGAAAATCCGAGGAGACACATCCACTTCAACTGCATCCTCCACAACAAATGCCACCGCCTCTTTCTCTCAGTTCTCAGGTCGCTAA
- the LOC122302282 gene encoding zinc finger protein CONSTANS-LIKE 2-like: MMKEEISNGGDGGGGNNWARVCDTCRSAACTVYCRADSAYLCTGCDARIHAANLVASRHERVWVCEACERAPAAFICKADAASLCTACDADIHSANPLAGRHHRVPILPISGCLPGPPAADPVDGFLAHDDGDETIDEEDEDEAASWLLLNPVKNNYNQNNGFLFGGEVDEYVDFVEYNSCADQNQFEDQYNHHQQQHYAVPQKSYGGDSVVPVQNGDMKAQLHHQPQQQDFQLGLDFESSKSTYSYHGSSSHSVSVSSMDVGVVPESTMIDISISHPRTPKGTIDLFSGPPLLMTHQLTPLDREARVLRYREKKKTRKFEKTIRYASRKAYAETRPRIKGRFAKRTDIEVEVDRMFSTTLMAETGYGIVPSF; encoded by the exons ATGATGAAGGAGGAGATTAGTAATGGTGGTGATGGCGGTGGTGGCAACAACTGGGCACGTGTATGCGACACGTGCAGGTCGGCGGCGTGCACAGTGTATTGCCGGGCCGACTCGGCCTACCTGTGCACCGGGTGCGACGCCCGCATCCACGCCGCGAACCTCGTTGCGTCCCGCCACGAGCGTGTGTGGGTCTGCGAGGCGTGCGAGCGCGCCCCGGCGGCTTTCATATGCAAAGCCGACGCCGCGTCTCTCTGCACCGCCTGCGATGCCGACATCCACTCCGCGAACCCACTCGCAGGCCGCCACCACCGTGTCCCAATCCTCCCCATCTCCGGGTGCTTACCCGGCCCACCTGCTGCTGACCCCGTAGACGGGTTTTTAGCCCATGATGATGGGGACGAGACCATTGACGAAGAGGATGAAGATGAGGCAGCATCGTGGTTGTTGCTCAATCCCGTGAAGAATAACTACAATCAGAACAATGGGTTCCTGTTTGGTGGGGAAGTTGACGAGTATGTGGACTTTGTGGAGTACAACTCGTGTGCTGATCAGAATCAGTTCGAAGATCAGTACAACCACCACCAGCAACAACATTACGCTGTTCCCCAGAAGAGCTATGGGGGTGACAGTGTTGTGCCCGTTCAGAATGGAGATATGAAGGCTCAGCTGCATCACCAGCCGCAACAACAGGATTTTCAGTTGGGACTGGATTTTGAGTCCTCAAAATCTACATACAGTTACCATGGTTCCAGTAGTCACAGT GTCTCTGTTTCATCTATGGATGTTGGCGTTGTACCAGAATCAACGATGATCGATATCTCAATCTCACACCCAAGAACTCCCAAAGGGACAATTGACCTTTTCTCTGGACCTCCTCTCCTGATGACACACCAACTTACCCCACTGGACAGGGAAGCAAGGGTCCTAAGatacagagagaaaaagaagacaAGGAAGTTTGAGAAAACAATCCGGTATGCTTCTAGGAAGGCATACGCAGAGACCAGACCCCGGATCAAGGGCCGTTTTGCTAAGAGGACGGATATAGAAGTTGAAGTGGACCGGATGTTCTCCACCACACTAATGGCAGAAACTGGATATGGAATTGTGCCATCATTCTGA
- the LOC122302284 gene encoding beta-catenin-like protein 1 isoform X3: MEVANASRPSSKRQRTDENDVLLPPPGSSNGVSSNLDLSLLEALEKSQHAVEVLDLRTVKRLVLSFERRLKENIEARLKYPNQPDRFADSELELHEELHKLKILAGGPELYPDLVNLNAIPSILNLLAHDNTDIAIDVVQLLQDLTDPDNDDDDENNEEHARILVDALVENNVLELLVQNLHRLSDTGEAADPDEMAAVYSTLATIENLIEVKPPVAELVCERTKLLKWLLGRIKVREFDSNKQYASEILAILLQSSTANQKRVGQMNGVDVVLQAVAMYKSKDPKTSDEEEMLENLFDCLCCLLMPLENKERFVKAEGVELMIIIMKQKKSAYGSAIRALDFAMTKYPPACERFVDVLGLKTAFAAFMGKIPMSKKNKKERYQEELEERIVSLIASLFGGILRGSRRERLLSKFVESECEKIDRLMELYMRYSDRVRTETDRLDSLELDDLEMNEEEKYNRRLESGLYTLQISQSTNTIPINQSYLEEEGERWV; the protein is encoded by the exons ATGGAAGTTGCTAACGCTTCGAGGCCGTCCTCCAAACGCCAACGAACCGACGAAAACGACGTCTTATTACCTCCTCCGGGTTCCTCCAATGGCGTCAGCAGCAACCTGGACCTCTCTCTCCTCGAGGCACTGGAGAAATCTCAACACGCAGTCGAAGTGCTCGACCTAAGGACCGTGAAGCGACTGGTTCTCTCCTTCGAGCGCCGCCTCAAGGAAAACATCGAGGCCCGCCTCAAGTACCCCAACCAGCCCGATCGCTTCGCCGACTCCGAGCTCGAACTCCACGAGGAGCTCCACAAGCTCAAGATCCTCGCCGGTGGCCCCGAGCTCTACCCAGACCTCGTCAATCTCAACGCCATTCCCTCCATTCTCAACCTCCTTGCCCACGACAACACCGATATCGCCATCGACGTCGTCCAATTGCTCCAGGACTTGACCGATCCCGACAACGATGACGACGACGAGAACAACGAAGAGCACGCGCGGATCCTCGTCGACGCGCTCGTTGAGAACAACGTGCTCGAGCTTCTCGTCCAGAATCTGCACAGGTTGTCCGATACTGGCGAAGCCGCGGATCCCGACGAGATGGCCGCCGTCTACAGCACTCTCGCCACCATAGAGAACCTGATTGAGGTGAAACCACCGGTGGCGGAGTTGGTCTGCGAGAGGACGAAGCTGCTCAAGTGGCTGCTGGGGAGGATCAAGGTAAGGGAGTTCGATTCCAACAAGCAGTACGCCTCGGAAATATTGGCGATTCTGTTGCAGAGCAGCACGGCCAACCAGAAGAGAGTGGGGCAGATGAACGGTGTGGATGTGGTGCTTCAGGCGGTAGCTATGTACAAGTCCAAGGACCCCAAAACTTCTGACGAGGAGGAGATGCTAGAAAACTTGTTCGATTGTTTGTGTTGTTTGCTGATGCCGTTGGAAAACAAGGAGAGGTTTGTTAAGGCTGAAGGTGTGGAATTGATGATTATCATTATGAAGCAGAAGAAGTCGGCTTATGGGTCGGCCATAAGGGCACTCGATTTTGCAATGACCAAGTACCCGCCTGCCTGTGAACGTTTTGTGGATGTTCTGGGCTTGAAGACTGCGTTTGCTGCTTTTATGGGTAAG ataccCATGAGtaagaagaacaagaaagagCGATACCAAGAAGAGTTAGAAGAGCGCATTGTGTCACTGATTGCATCATTATTTG GTGGAATCTTGAGGGGTTCTAGAAGGGAAAGATTGTTAAGTAAGTTTGTGGAAAGTGAGTGTGAAAAAATAGACCGGCTTATGGAACTCTATATGAG ATATTCTGATAGAGTCAGAACAGAGACTGACCGGCTGGACAGTCTTGAACTTGATGATTTAGAG ATGAATGAAGAAGAGAAGTACAATCGAAGGCTAGAATCTGGACTTTATACCCTTCAG ATTTCTCAATCAACTAATACTATTCCAATTAATCAGAGTTACCTGGAAGAAGAGGGTGAGAGGTGGGTTTAG
- the LOC122302280 gene encoding pentatricopeptide repeat-containing protein At5g38730 produces the protein MAAIVCLANENQLVQAICAIVVKGHWNNLLKPKISSTLTSTATHQVLLQLSLYSCGPSLLSWAFFKWVESVPNYKHSLQCSWTMIHILTKHKHFKTAQDLLEKIARKDFLSSPSVLNALVKDYDDLDANSHVLSWLVISYGRLKMTQDAIQVFEHMRAHRFQPHLHACTVLLNCLIKDRMTHMVWKVYKKMLRMGVVPNIHIYNVLIHACCKSGDVENAENFLSEMELKCVFPDIYTYNTLISLYCKRSMHYEALAVQDRMERGGVSPDIITFNSLIYGLAREGRMREAVRLFHDIKDATPNNVTYTTLIDGYLRVNDLEEALRLRKVMEATGLYPGVVTYNTILRKLCEDGRIRDANKLLNEMSERKVEPDTVTCNTLINAYCKIGDMRSALKVKNKMLEGGLKLDQFTYKALIHGFCKVQEMNSAKELLSRMLDAGFSPSYCTYSWIVDSYCNQENEDEVIRLLDELVKRGLCVDVSVYRALIRRLCRRERVDCAEKIFVLMQGKGILGDSVVYTSLAYACLKAGKANVASKMLDEMARRRLMITLKIYKSFNASSAGDNNILPLFWDHVVERGLMSKNIIKEMRQMSVAL, from the coding sequence ATGGCAGCCATAGTTTGTTTAGCAAACGAGAACCAGTTGGTTCAAGCAATATGCGCAATTGTAGTAAAGGGTCATTGGAATAACCTCTTAAAACCCAAGATTAGTTCCACTCTCACTTCAACCGCCACCCACCAGGTACTCCTGCAGCTCTCCCTTTATAGTTGTGGTCCTTCCCTTCTTTCTTGGGCATTTTTCAAGTGGGTTGAATCAGTTCCCAACTATAAGCACTCTTTGCAATGTTCATGGACTATGATTCACATCCTCACCAAGCACAAGCACTTCAAAACTGCACAAGACTTGCTTGAGAAAATTGCGCGTAAGGATTTTCTGTCGTCGCCATCAGTTTTGAATGCTCTAGTGAAAGATTACGATGACCTGGATGCGAATTCGCACGTTTTGAGCTGGCTTGTGATATCTTACGGCAGGTTGAAGATGACCCAGGATGCAATACAAGTTTTTGAGCACATGAGGGCACATAGGTTTCAGCCTCATTTGCATGCTTGTACTGTGCTTTTGAACTGTTTGATTAAGGATAGGATGACTCATATGGTTTGGAAAGTTTACAAGAAGATGCTTCGGATGGGGGTTGTTCCCAATATACACATTTATAATGTGTTAATTCATGCTTGTTGCAAGTCTGGGGATGTGGAGAATGCAGAAAATTTTTTGAGTGAGATGGAATTGAAGTGTGTTTTTCCTGACATTTATACCTATAATACATTGATCTCATTATATTGCAAGAGGAGCATGCACTATGAGGCTTTGGCTGTACAGGATAGAATGGAAAGAGGAGGAGTGAGTCCTGATATCATAACTTTTAATTCTCTTATTTATGGGTTGGCGAGGGAAGGTAGAATGAGAGAGGCTGTAAGGCTTTTCCATGACATTAAAGATGCTACTCCTAATAATGTAACATACACTACATTAATTGATGGGTATCTCAGAGTAAATGACCTTGAAGAAGCTTTAAGATTGCGCAAGGTGATGGAGGCTACGGGGTTGTACCCTGGAGTTGTTACATATAATACAATTCTCCGCAAGTTGTGTGAGGATGGCAGGATAAGGGATGCTAATAAGCTCTTGAATGAGATGAGTGAGAGAAAAGTTGAACCGGACACTGTTACATGTAACACACTGATCAATGCTTACTGCAAGATAGGAGATATGAGGTCTGCATTGAAAGTGAAGAACAAGATGTTGGAGGGTGGACTAAAGCTGGACCAGTTTACTTACAAAGCGTTGATTCATGGATTTTGCAAAGTGCAGGAGATGAACAGTGCTAAAGAGCTCTTGTCTCGCATGCTTGATGCAGGGTTTTCTCCAAGTTACTGCACATACTCTTGGATTGTAGACAGTTATTGCAACCAAGAGAATGAAGATGAGGTGATAAGACTCCTGGATGAGCTGGTGAAAAGAGGTCTGTGTGTTGATGTCTCAGTGTACAGGGCACTGATAAGAAGGTTATGCAGGAGAGAAAGGGTTGACTGTgctgaaaaaatatttgttctTATGCAAGGGAAGGGTATATTGGGAGACAGTGTTGTATACACTAGTCTGGCATATGCTTGCTTGAAAGCTGGGAAGGCAAACGTAGCTTCCAAAATGTTAGATGAAATGGCTAGAAGGAGGTTGATGATAACACTTAAGATATATAAATCTTTCAATGCTTCTAGTGCTGGTGACAACAATATCTTACCTCTCTTTTGGGATCATGTGGTTGAGAGAGGGTTAAtgtccaaaaatattattaaagaaatgCGGCAGATGAGTGTAGCTTTGTGA
- the LOC122302284 gene encoding beta-catenin-like protein 1 isoform X1 yields MEVANASRPSSKRQRTDENDVLLPPPGSSNGVSSNLDLSLLEALEKSQHAVEVLDLRTVKRLVLSFERRLKENIEARLKYPNQPDRFADSELELHEELHKLKILAGGPELYPDLVNLNAIPSILNLLAHDNTDIAIDVVQLLQDLTDPDNDDDDENNEEHARILVDALVENNVLELLVQNLHRLSDTGEAADPDEMAAVYSTLATIENLIEVKPPVAELVCERTKLLKWLLGRIKVREFDSNKQYASEILAILLQSSTANQKRVGQMNGVDVVLQAVAMYKSKDPKTSDEEEMLENLFDCLCCLLMPLENKERFVKAEGVELMIIIMKQKKSAYGSAIRALDFAMTKYPPACERFVDVLGLKTAFAAFMGKIPMSKKNKKERYQEELEERIVSLIASLFGGILRGSRRERLLSKFVESECEKIDRLMELYMRYSDRVRTETDRLDSLELDDLEMNEEEKYNRRLESGLYTLQLIAVILGHLWCSEHPQMRARIELLLKQQKLARKDVKDILQEFHDNIGDLDGPEEKERAQGKIQRFISAF; encoded by the exons ATGGAAGTTGCTAACGCTTCGAGGCCGTCCTCCAAACGCCAACGAACCGACGAAAACGACGTCTTATTACCTCCTCCGGGTTCCTCCAATGGCGTCAGCAGCAACCTGGACCTCTCTCTCCTCGAGGCACTGGAGAAATCTCAACACGCAGTCGAAGTGCTCGACCTAAGGACCGTGAAGCGACTGGTTCTCTCCTTCGAGCGCCGCCTCAAGGAAAACATCGAGGCCCGCCTCAAGTACCCCAACCAGCCCGATCGCTTCGCCGACTCCGAGCTCGAACTCCACGAGGAGCTCCACAAGCTCAAGATCCTCGCCGGTGGCCCCGAGCTCTACCCAGACCTCGTCAATCTCAACGCCATTCCCTCCATTCTCAACCTCCTTGCCCACGACAACACCGATATCGCCATCGACGTCGTCCAATTGCTCCAGGACTTGACCGATCCCGACAACGATGACGACGACGAGAACAACGAAGAGCACGCGCGGATCCTCGTCGACGCGCTCGTTGAGAACAACGTGCTCGAGCTTCTCGTCCAGAATCTGCACAGGTTGTCCGATACTGGCGAAGCCGCGGATCCCGACGAGATGGCCGCCGTCTACAGCACTCTCGCCACCATAGAGAACCTGATTGAGGTGAAACCACCGGTGGCGGAGTTGGTCTGCGAGAGGACGAAGCTGCTCAAGTGGCTGCTGGGGAGGATCAAGGTAAGGGAGTTCGATTCCAACAAGCAGTACGCCTCGGAAATATTGGCGATTCTGTTGCAGAGCAGCACGGCCAACCAGAAGAGAGTGGGGCAGATGAACGGTGTGGATGTGGTGCTTCAGGCGGTAGCTATGTACAAGTCCAAGGACCCCAAAACTTCTGACGAGGAGGAGATGCTAGAAAACTTGTTCGATTGTTTGTGTTGTTTGCTGATGCCGTTGGAAAACAAGGAGAGGTTTGTTAAGGCTGAAGGTGTGGAATTGATGATTATCATTATGAAGCAGAAGAAGTCGGCTTATGGGTCGGCCATAAGGGCACTCGATTTTGCAATGACCAAGTACCCGCCTGCCTGTGAACGTTTTGTGGATGTTCTGGGCTTGAAGACTGCGTTTGCTGCTTTTATGGGTAAG ataccCATGAGtaagaagaacaagaaagagCGATACCAAGAAGAGTTAGAAGAGCGCATTGTGTCACTGATTGCATCATTATTTG GTGGAATCTTGAGGGGTTCTAGAAGGGAAAGATTGTTAAGTAAGTTTGTGGAAAGTGAGTGTGAAAAAATAGACCGGCTTATGGAACTCTATATGAG ATATTCTGATAGAGTCAGAACAGAGACTGACCGGCTGGACAGTCTTGAACTTGATGATTTAGAG ATGAATGAAGAAGAGAAGTACAATCGAAGGCTAGAATCTGGACTTTATACCCTTCAG TTAATTGCCGTAATCCTGGGTCATCTTTGGTGCTCTGA GCACCCTCAAATGAGAGCCAGAATTGAATTACTACTAAAGCAGCAAAAGCTTGCTCGGAAGGACGTCAAGGATATACTTCAG GAATTTCATGACAATATTGGTGATTTGGATGGACCAGAAGAGAAAGAACGAGCACAAGGAAAAATTCAAAGGTTTATTTCAGCCTTTTGA